The following proteins are co-located in the Vibrio azureus genome:
- a CDS encoding CesT family type III secretion system chaperone, with translation MNQQYVKAVEMLCLELGLEVPKDINEITSIKVGEQECHITEHPAGRLLMFSRLSEITQENAQIFLEVSMFSQEEKKPMVGLDSESNLAILWNQQPLVQAERHTLYQQLELLSQYYDQIQSKLALSRPENSDVQDIKPGNFNPNLFLV, from the coding sequence ATGAATCAACAATATGTAAAAGCCGTCGAGATGCTCTGTCTAGAACTTGGCCTCGAAGTCCCTAAAGATATCAACGAGATTACAAGCATTAAAGTTGGCGAACAGGAATGCCACATTACTGAACACCCGGCAGGAAGATTGCTGATGTTCAGTCGTCTGAGTGAAATTACTCAAGAAAATGCCCAAATTTTTCTTGAGGTGAGCATGTTTAGCCAAGAAGAGAAAAAGCCTATGGTCGGGCTTGATTCTGAGAGTAATCTCGCGATTCTTTGGAATCAACAACCGCTGGTTCAAGCAGAACGACACACTTTGTATCAGCAGCTTGAGCTATTGAGCCAATACTACGACCAAATACAAAGTAAATTGGCCCTTTCAAGACCAGAAAACTCAGATGTACAAGATATTAAGCCAGGTAATTTTAACCCCAACTTATTTCTAGTATAA